In a genomic window of candidate division WOR-3 bacterium:
- a CDS encoding four helix bundle protein, protein MPDRPRRLRPSGGFSGLRAFQAATVIYDATVDFCNRFVDKRSRTHDQMVQAARSGRQNLAEGSRAAATSSQTELRLTQVARASLDELLLDFEDYLRQRSLRQWNKDDAEARAVRAVGLRHPTDRTDPTDQAEYALWLCSPDPAVVANALICLIHQTNYLLDRLTASLERDFIKRGGYSEGLAAARIAERARGKQESSASAPPTCPQCGKPMALRTARKGEHAGQQFWGCSAYPACRATLAYDGSVGSGGSPPG, encoded by the coding sequence ATTCCGGACCGGCCCCGTCGGCTGCGGCCGAGCGGCGGCTTCAGCGGGTTGCGGGCGTTCCAAGCGGCAACCGTCATCTACGACGCGACCGTGGATTTCTGCAACCGGTTCGTGGACAAGCGCTCGCGCACCCACGACCAGATGGTTCAGGCTGCGAGAAGCGGACGGCAGAATCTCGCTGAAGGCAGCCGCGCGGCTGCGACATCGAGCCAGACCGAGCTTCGCCTGACCCAGGTCGCCCGCGCCAGCCTTGACGAACTGCTGCTCGACTTCGAGGACTACCTCCGCCAGCGCAGCCTGCGCCAGTGGAACAAGGACGACGCCGAGGCGCGGGCAGTCCGCGCGGTCGGGCTCAGGCATCCGACGGATAGGACGGATCCGACGGATCAGGCCGAGTACGCCCTTTGGCTCTGCTCACCTGACCCGGCAGTCGTCGCCAACGCGCTCATCTGCCTGATCCACCAGACCAACTACCTGCTCGACCGGCTGACAGCCTCTCTGGAACGGGACTTCATCAAGCGCGGCGGGTACAGCGAAGGACTGGCGGCGGCCCGGATCGCGGAGCGGGCACGCGGCAAGCAGGAATCATCCGCTTCCGCGCCTCCTACTTGCCCGCAGTGCGGCAAGCCAATGGCCCTGCGCACGGCACGCAAAGGCGAACACGCAGGGCAGCAGTTCTGGGGCTGTTCGGCCTATCCCGCCTGCCGCGCAACCCTGGCATATGACGGATCGGTCGGATCGGGCGGATCCCCTCCGGGATAG